A segment of the Streptomyces sp. NBC_01235 genome:
CGGACTGCGGCTCACCTGCTTCGCGACCAACACCAAAGGCGGCCAGCTCGCCGACCTCGAACTGCGTCACCGCAGGCGGGCCCGCTGCGAGGACCGCATCCGCGGCGCCCGCGCCACCGGCCTGCGCAATCTGCCCCTGCACGACACGGCACAAAACCGGATCTGGCTGGAGATCGTCTCCCTCGCACTCGACCTCCTCGCCTGGATGCCGATGCTCGCACTGAGCGGCGATGCCCGCCGCTGGGAGCCCAAGAAGCTCCGGCTGCGGCTGTTCTCCGCCCCCGCGCAGCTCGTGAACACCGGCCGCCGCCGCTGGCTCCGCCTGCCCACCCGATGGCCCTGGACCGCCGTCATCAGCCACGCGATCGTCAGGCTCCACGCCCTGCCGAACCCCGGCTGACCAGCCACATCGACCGTCCCGACGACCCGCACCACCACACCGGCGAAGTGGAACCCGGCGCCCATCCGACGCGAAAGCCGGACCCTCGCCCTGCCCCAACCCCGAAAAGACCGCACCACACAAACGCGGAGTCCCCGTCAGCGAACCGACGAGGACTCATGAACGATCGAGGCTAAGCGGAACGTTCATCGGTGGGCCGCGGCGGCTGCTTGGTGTCCCGTCTGTCGTCTTCGAGGTGCGGGCGGACGAACGGGGTATCTCGTACCGCTGCCGGGTGCCGCGAGGCCAGGCCGACTATGTGGCGGGGCAGTTTCGCACTCTGTTCCCCGGATCTACGGTCACGCCGGCGCGGGAAGAAGAAGCGCCGGACCTATGGAGCGCGGGCGTCGAGCTGGCTATGACCAACCCGCGCCGTCGCCTGGCCGTGGTGGACGCGGTCGCTTCTTCGGCAAGCCTGCTCGCCTGTCTCCAGGGGATGCGAGGGAATGAAGCGGTCCTTCTTCAGTGGGTGGTCAGTCCGGCTGCTCCGGAACGTCCACCAGCTCGGGCCGGCTCACGGGAGGACGGGGGCTTCTTCGGGCTCGGTGGCAAAAGAGACAGGGCTAGGGTGGACGACCTTCGCACCAAGCTCGAAGAGCCCAACTTCCTCGCCGTCCTCCGCGTTGCGGTACGAGCAGGCGACAAGGAGCGCGCTCGCACGGTCCTTGGACGGGTGCGTTCCTCGCTCTCCAGCGCGGGCACCGCGGCGACGCGGTTTCGACGACGACTGGTGAGTGTGAGGCGGGTGGCGTCTCGTGTCGCGGGTTCCTGAAGACTGACCCCCAGGAGTCTTCCGAAAGTTGACCCCCCTTGTTGATCATGGAGGGTGCTAAAGGTGGAGGACTGGGCCGAGATACGTCGTCTGCATCGAGCGGAGGGCGTGCCCATCAAGGAGATCGCGCGGCGTTTGGGGGTGGCCCGGAATACGGTTCGTGCCGCGTTGTCCTCGGACCGGCCGCCCAAGTACGAGCGTGCGCCGAGGGGTTCGGTAGCGGATACTTTCGAGCCGCAGATCCGGGCCTTGCTGAAGGAATGGCCGCGAATGCCGGCGCCGGTCATCGCGGAACGGATCGCCTGGCCGTACTCGATGTCACCACTCAAGAAGCGGCTGGCTCTGCTGCGGCCGGAATATGTGGGGATCGACCCGGTGGACCGTGTCCAGTACGAACCCGGCGAGATCACTCAGTGCGATCTGTGGTTTCCCGAGACGAGAATTTCGGTCGCTGCCGGACAGGAGCGGATTCTGCCGGTGCTGGTCATGACGCTGGGCTTCTCCCGGTACTTGTCCGCGGCGATGATTCCGTCCCGCCAGGGCGGCGACATTCTGTCGGGCATGTGGTCGCTCATCAGCGCGATCGGCCGGGTCACCAAAACCCTGGTCTGGGACCGGGAATCGGCGATCGGCGGAACTGGTCGGGTGACGACGCCCGCGGCGGCTTTCGCTGGGACGCTGGCCACCCGGATCAGACTTGCGCCACCCCGCGATCCTGAATACAAGGGAATGGTCGAGCGGAATAATCAGTTCCTGGAGACCTCGTTCCTGCCGGGCCGTCACTTCGCCTCGCCACAGGATTTCAATCACCAGCTGGACGACTGGCTGCTG
Coding sequences within it:
- the istA gene encoding IS21 family transposase; the protein is MLKVEDWAEIRRLHRAEGVPIKEIARRLGVARNTVRAALSSDRPPKYERAPRGSVADTFEPQIRALLKEWPRMPAPVIAERIAWPYSMSPLKKRLALLRPEYVGIDPVDRVQYEPGEITQCDLWFPETRISVAAGQERILPVLVMTLGFSRYLSAAMIPSRQGGDILSGMWSLISAIGRVTKTLVWDRESAIGGTGRVTTPAAAFAGTLATRIRLAPPRDPEYKGMVERNNQFLETSFLPGRHFASPQDFNHQLDDWLLRANSRTVRSIQGRPADLLETDYLSMLPLPPVVPPIGLNRRIRLARDYYVRVDTVDYSVDPQVIGRFVDVTASPETVTVFCEGQVVARHQRSWAKQAVVTDPAHATTAQRMRQALALDRRQREAATRHHPDGHAVTLRALPDYDALFGVDFNPIPTKAGNE